In a single window of the Gossypium hirsutum isolate 1008001.06 chromosome A13, Gossypium_hirsutum_v2.1, whole genome shotgun sequence genome:
- the LOC107894156 gene encoding universal stress protein PHOS34: MNPQHHSQSEPDLPVPPLASLRIQPTSPRVPLTVTPTTGAQRRIAIAVDLSDESAYAVRWSVQNYLRPGDDVILLHVRPTSVLYGADWGSVQVQTIPNSTTNHENATADEESQQKLENEFDLFTTTKANTLAQPLVDAQIPFKIHIVKDHDLKERLCLEVERLGLSAVIMGSRGFGAARRTSKGRLGSVSDYCVHHCICPVVVVRYPDEEETGKKKIAGEDAELQPVPEEELEYYDAEEEHRDTLYESE; this comes from the exons ATGAATCCACAACACCATTCTCAATCGGAGCCGGACCTTCCGGTTCCACCCCTCGCTTCTCTCCGGATCCAACCCACGTCGCCACGTGTCCCGTTGACCGTTACTCCTACCACTGGTGCCCAACGTCGCATCGCCATCGCCGTCGACTTGAGCGATGAGAGCGCTTACGCCGTCCGATGGTCTGTTCAGAACTACCTTCGTCCCGGAGACGACGTGATACTCCTCCATGTCCGTCCGACGTCCGTCCTTTACGGAGCCGACTGGGGTTCCGTCCAAGTCCAAACCATCCCTAACTCCACAACTAATCACGAAAATGCCACCGCCGACGAAGAGTCGCAGCAGAAGCTCGAGAACGAGTTCGACCTTTTCACGACGACGAAAGCGAACACGCTGGCGCAGCCGTTAGTGGATGCTCAGATTCCGTTTAAGATTCACATAGTGAAAGACCATGACCTGAAAGAGAGATTGTGTTTGGAAGTGGAGAGGTTAGGGCTGAGTGCGGTGATCATGGGCAGCAGAGGGTTTGGAGCCGCTAGGAGGACCAGCAAAGGGAGGCTTGGAAGTGTTAGTGATTATTGCGTCCACCACTGTATTTGTCCGGTGGTGGTGGTGCGGTACCCCGATGAGGAGGAGACCGGAAAAAAGAAGATTGCCGGAGAAGATGCGGAGCTGCAGCCGGTACCGGAAGAGGAACTTGAGTATTATGATGCGGAGGAGGAGCACAGAG ATACTTTATATGAATCAGAATGA
- the LOC107894946 gene encoding transcription factor WER: MVRAPFYDKNGMKKGEWSAEEDHKLRSYIQRYGHWNWRELPKYAGLKRCGKSCRLRWMNYLRPELKRGNFTEEEDALIIKLHDEMGNRWSTIAKSFPGRTDNEIKNHWHAHLKKRTKRDEKDKSDCWQSEAIRNENICEGEGERERESNSILVDTPNNMILESSPLSPATSTCTEQSSFSSGSGSMFSFNVVGGLEDNCLPCSGTYEAESSGDFWSQPFVADNTSSLEKGGFEMLLEYEDMYHNDSAYLLYELMQGWI; encoded by the exons ATGGTGAGAGCTCCCTTCTATGATAAAAATGGGATGAAGAAGGGTGAATGGAGTGCTGAAGAAGATCACAAACTAAGATCTTATATACAAAGATATGGCCATTGGAACTGGCGTGAGCTCCCCAAGTATGCCG GGCTTAAAAGGTGCGGAAAGAGTTGCAGGTTAAGATGGATGAATTACCTCCGGCCTGAACTAAAGCGCGGCAACTTCACTGAAGAAGAAGATGCATTGATCATCAAATTACATGATGAAATGGGAAACAG ATGGTCTACCATAGCTAAAAGTTTTCCAGGACGAACAGACAATGAAATAAAAAACCACTGGCACGCTCATCTAAAGAAACGTACAAAGCGTGATGAGAAAGACAAGTCCGATTGTTGGCAAAGTGAAGCCATCCGGAATGAGAATATTTGTGAAGGTGAAGGTGAACGTGAACGTGAAAGCAATAGCATCCTTGTTGATACTCCCAACAACATGATCTTAGAGAGTTCACCTTTGTCTCCAGCAACATCTACATGTACTGAACAATCCTCCTTTAGCTCCGGCAGTGGATCTATGTTCAGCTTCAATGTTGTTGGCGGCTTAGAGGATAATTGCCTTCCATGTTCGGGAACATATGAAGCTGAAAGCAGTGGAGATTTCTGGAGTCAACCCTTTGTTGCAGACAATACATCATCCTTGGAAAAGGGTGGATTTGAGATGCTTTTGGAATATGAGGACATGTATCATAATGATTCCGCATATTTGCTCTACGAATTGATGCAAGGATGGATATAA